From Effusibacillus pohliae DSM 22757, a single genomic window includes:
- a CDS encoding ABC transporter ATP-binding protein: MIRLENICKRYRTEQGNVTALENINLSVERGEFLTIMGPSGSGKSTLLSLIGLLSCPTCGRLFVDGREASRLSDREKTDFRGRKFGFVFQFPSLVSTLTARENVLLPKLFAGKIKPADWRRADALLEQVGLAEKMHRRSHELSGGEQRRVALARALINDPDVVLADEPTGGLDAETGQRMMEMLRDIRQLGKTVLVVTHDRELAMYGDRVIRLRKGRMDDGNGTFNGETGEVAD, translated from the coding sequence ATGATCCGGCTCGAAAACATTTGCAAAAGGTATCGAACAGAGCAGGGAAATGTGACTGCATTGGAGAATATTAACCTTTCGGTTGAGCGCGGCGAGTTTCTGACCATCATGGGGCCGTCCGGTTCCGGCAAGTCCACTTTGCTGTCGCTGATCGGGTTGCTGAGCTGCCCGACCTGCGGCCGCCTGTTTGTCGACGGGCGGGAAGCCAGCCGTTTGTCGGATCGGGAGAAGACCGATTTTCGCGGGCGCAAATTCGGCTTTGTGTTCCAGTTCCCGAGTCTGGTGTCGACGCTCACCGCGCGGGAAAATGTGTTGCTGCCCAAACTGTTCGCCGGCAAAATCAAACCGGCCGATTGGCGGCGGGCGGATGCGCTGCTGGAGCAGGTGGGGCTGGCGGAAAAAATGCACAGACGCTCCCATGAATTGTCCGGCGGCGAGCAGCGGCGGGTGGCGTTGGCGAGGGCGCTGATCAATGATCCGGATGTCGTCCTGGCGGACGAGCCGACCGGGGGATTGGATGCGGAGACGGGGCAGCGGATGATGGAGATGTTGCGCGACATCCGGCAATTGGGAAAAACGGTCCTGGTTGTCACCCACGATCGCGAACTGGCGATGTACGGGGATCGGGTGATTCGCTTGCGGAAGGGAAGGATGGACGATGGCAACGGGACATTCAACGGCGAAACAGGTGAAGTGGCCGATTGA